GATCTTCGGGTACATCTCGGGGTCGATACCGTCCTTCACCCGCTCCTTGAGCTGCTTCGGCATCCAGACGATACGTCTCCAGCCGCCGTCAGCCTGGAGGAACTTCGGCGAGAAGTAGTAGAGAATCCCCATGCCCAGGAACCCGACTACCTGCTTGCCGCCGCCAGCCTGGCCGGCCATCGTCGAGAACGGCAGACCGTTCGGGGTCGGGTTCCTGAAGTCACGGTCGACGACGCCGATCCCGTCCACCTCCGGCATGTAGAAGCCGATCGTCTCGAAGCAGCCGCAGGAAGTGTGGGGGGCGTCGAAGAACGTGTAAAGCGCCATCCTCGAATACTCGCCGCCGGATCTCGAACCTGCCATCTCGTTCACCGACTCGTACTCGCCGGCGATCTCGTCGATGACCCCCGTCTTGGGGATCGCGAACTGGGGTCCCTCGGGGTCGACCTTCGCTGCCGCACGGCCGTCGAACCAGGTGATGGCTCCGCAGAGCGATGGCCTGTCGGGAGTGACGCAGCAGGCGCTCGTCGGGGCGAAGGCCTGACAGAGAGTGCAGCCGTAGAAGACGTCAACCTCCTCGTCGTGGAGCCCCTTCGCCCGCTCGTCCCTCGCGTGGTAGGCGGTGTGAGCCTGCTCAAGACCCTTGGCGACCGCCGCGGGGTCCGTCAGGATCGTCACCTCCATCTTCTCGATGAAGGGCATCTCAGCCTTGTAGAGGGTCATGACGTTCTTGAAGATCTGCTCAAAGGAAGTTACTCCAGCCTTCTTCAGGTCGAGGCCGGCCCTCATCCAGATCGCGTCCCTCTGGTTTAGGTGCATCCAGCCGTGGATGTAAGAGAGGAGAGCGTGGTTACGCCGCTCGATGATCGACTCCAGATCCTTCTCGATGAGCTCGCCGGCCACCTTGAAGATCATCCCGAAGTCGATCGTCTTGCCAACTTCCAGCTCGGAGATGTCGGGGCCGATGACTGTGACCTTGCCGTCCTGGATCTCGTCCATCGTACCGGCGACGGAGAGCTCAAAGGCCTTCGCCTTCGGACCGCCCATCTCGACCCAGATCTCGTCTTTCCTGATCCGCTCCCCCTCGTACATGGGGGACATTTCCAGTTCGATTTCTTCTGCCATTTCTACAACTCCGTTTTTCTA
The sequence above is drawn from the Methanothrix harundinacea 6Ac genome and encodes:
- the cdhC gene encoding CO dehydrogenase/CO-methylating acetyl-CoA synthase complex subunit beta → MAEEIELEMSPMYEGERIRKDEIWVEMGGPKAKAFELSVAGTMDEIQDGKVTVIGPDISELEVGKTIDFGMIFKVAGELIEKDLESIIERRNHALLSYIHGWMHLNQRDAIWMRAGLDLKKAGVTSFEQIFKNVMTLYKAEMPFIEKMEVTILTDPAAVAKGLEQAHTAYHARDERAKGLHDEEVDVFYGCTLCQAFAPTSACCVTPDRPSLCGAITWFDGRAAAKVDPEGPQFAIPKTGVIDEIAGEYESVNEMAGSRSGGEYSRMALYTFFDAPHTSCGCFETIGFYMPEVDGIGVVDRDFRNPTPNGLPFSTMAGQAGGGKQVVGFLGMGILYYFSPKFLQADGGWRRIVWMPKQLKERVKDGIDPEMYPKIATEEDAPDLAALKAFLLKVDHPVVDGVERKVDGKKVTEGWKVEDPSEYEEQVIAFIEETGGDIDVDAIKAKLNMSEGQFMQVIEYLQNEGILE